A section of the Bombus fervidus isolate BK054 chromosome 9, iyBomFerv1, whole genome shotgun sequence genome encodes:
- the LOC139990755 gene encoding prestin isoform X1, whose protein sequence is MEKHDAFLQVHLERPVYEQESLNEDCHYEKPKGLCLQDAICDLKHRNWRSCFTSAIPSIHWLRDYNWKESIMPDIISGLTVAIMHIPQGMAYALLGNVPPVVGIYMAFFPVLVYFFFGTSRHVSMGTFAVVCLMTGKTVASYSVSHNDITNPNATTTLPNLPGEYSYTPMQVATAVTLMVGIFQIIMYIFRLGIISTLLSDPLVNSFTTGAAVCVLISQIKDLFGLKIPRQKGYFKFIFTLVDIFRGIQNTNLAALLISAITIAGLVLNNEFLKPWASKKCSIPIPIELIAVVSGTLISKYFCFPTMYNIQVVGDIPTGLPAPTVPTFQLLHLVATDSIAITMVSYTITISMALIFAQKLNYKINSNQELLAMGLSNITGSFFSCMPVSASLSRSLIQQTVGGRTQIASVVSCIILLTILLWIGPFFEPLPRCVLASIIVVALKGMFQQANQLIKFWKLNKCDALIWIATFLTVVIVNIDIGLLAGIIISLAIILLQSLSPYICLLGYIPNTDLYLDISRFKAAIEIPGMKIVHYCGTLNFANTSHFKTELYKLIGVNPTKIIEHKTKLREKGIYMDTEDSEDKQELRCVIMDTSALSYIDSSGVITLNSVMKEFQQIDVHFYLVSCRTPIFETIKKCDLYLHGTLTFKIFATIQDARTYLEKEMYSR, encoded by the exons ATGGAGAAGCATGATGCATTCTTACAAGTACATTTAGAAAGACCTGTATATGAACAAGAAAGTTTAAATGAAGATTGTCATTATGAAAAACCTAAAGGGCTTT GCCTCCAAGATGCAATATGTGATTTAAAACATAGAAACTGGAGATCGTGTTTTACATCTGCAATTCCCTCAATACATTGGCTGAGAGATTACAATTGGAAAGAAAGTATAATGCCTGATATAATTTCTGGTTTGACTGTAGCAATCATGCATATTCCTCAAGGCATGGCTTATGCACTTTTGGGGAATGTACCTCCTGTAGTTGGAATATATATGGCATTCTTTCCTGTCTTagtgtattttttctttggCACATCTAGACATGTGTCCATGG GAACATTCGCTGTGGTTTGCTTGATGACTGGGAAAACAGTGGCATCTTATTCGGTATCGCACAATGATATTACAAATCCAAATGCTACAACTACATTGCCCAATTTGCCTGGAGAATATTCCTATACACCAATGCAAGTTGCAACAGCAGTGACACTCATGGTTGGAATATTTCAG attataatgtacatatttcGTCTGGGTATTATAAGCACATTGCTTAGTGATCCATTAGTGAATAGTTTTACAACTGGTGCAGCAGTCTGTGTTTTAATATCTCAAATTAAAGACCTATTTGGTTTGAAAATACCAAGACAAAAAGGATATTTCAAGTTCATTttt acaTTGGTAGATATTTTTAGaggaatacaaaatacaaatttagcTGCTTTACTTATATCAGCAATAACAATTGCTGGTCTTGTActtaataatgaatttttaaag ccATGGGCAAGCAAAAAATGCAGCATTCCAATTCCAATCGAATTGATTGCAGTTGTAAGTGgaactttaatttcaaaatatttttgttttcctaCCATGTATAATATTCAAGTTGTGGGTGATATTCCTACAGG attACCTGCACCAACAGTTCCAACATTTCAACTCTTACATCTAGTAGCAACAGACAGTATTGCTATAACTATGGTttcttatactattaccatatcaATGGCTTTGATATTTGcacaaaaattgaattataaaattaattccaatCAAGAACTTCTTGCTatg gGTTTGAGTAACATAACAGGATCCTTTTTTTCATGTATGCCAGTGTCAGCATCTCTAAGTAGATCTTTAATTCAGCAAACTGTTGGTGGTCGGACACAAATAGCTAGTGTTGTATCATGTATAATATTGCTTACAATCCTTTTATGGATTGGCCCATTTTTCGAACCTTTACCAAGATGCGTTCTCGCATCGATTATTGTT GTAGCTTTAAAAGGAATGTTTCAACAAGCTAACCAGCTTATAAAATTctggaaattaaataaatgtgatGCACTAATTTGGATTGCGACATTCTTGACCGTCGTAATAGTAAACATTGATATTGGTTTGCTAGCTGGAATAATAATATCActtgcaattattttattgcaaagtCTTAGTccttatatttgtttattggGATATATACCAAATACAGATTTGTATTTGGATATCAGTAGATTCAAAGcg GCAATAGAAATTCCAGGAATGAAAATTGTTCATTATTGTGGAACTTTAAACTTTGCAAACACTAGTCATTTCAAGAcagaattgtataaattaattggaGTGAATCcaacaaaaattatagaacATAAAACTAAGTTAAGGGAAAAGGGTATTTATATGGACACAGAAGATTCAGAAGATAAACAAGAATTACGGTGTGTAATAATGGATACGAGCGCATTAAGTTATATTGACTCTAGCGGTGTAATTACGCTAAATTCAGTaatgaaagaatttcaacaaattgatgtacatttttatcttGTAAGTTGTAGAACACCCATTTTtgaaactataaaaaaatgtgaCTTGTATTTACATGGAACACTTACGTTTAAGATTTTTGCAACTATACAAGATGCTAGAACATacttagaaaaagaaatgtattCGAGATAA
- the LOC139990755 gene encoding prestin isoform X2 has translation MKIVIMKNLKGFVCLQDAICDLKHRNWRSCFTSAIPSIHWLRDYNWKESIMPDIISGLTVAIMHIPQGMAYALLGNVPPVVGIYMAFFPVLVYFFFGTSRHVSMGTFAVVCLMTGKTVASYSVSHNDITNPNATTTLPNLPGEYSYTPMQVATAVTLMVGIFQIIMYIFRLGIISTLLSDPLVNSFTTGAAVCVLISQIKDLFGLKIPRQKGYFKFIFTLVDIFRGIQNTNLAALLISAITIAGLVLNNEFLKPWASKKCSIPIPIELIAVVSGTLISKYFCFPTMYNIQVVGDIPTGLPAPTVPTFQLLHLVATDSIAITMVSYTITISMALIFAQKLNYKINSNQELLAMGLSNITGSFFSCMPVSASLSRSLIQQTVGGRTQIASVVSCIILLTILLWIGPFFEPLPRCVLASIIVVALKGMFQQANQLIKFWKLNKCDALIWIATFLTVVIVNIDIGLLAGIIISLAIILLQSLSPYICLLGYIPNTDLYLDISRFKAAIEIPGMKIVHYCGTLNFANTSHFKTELYKLIGVNPTKIIEHKTKLREKGIYMDTEDSEDKQELRCVIMDTSALSYIDSSGVITLNSVMKEFQQIDVHFYLVSCRTPIFETIKKCDLYLHGTLTFKIFATIQDARTYLEKEMYSR, from the exons ATGAAGATTGTCATTATGAAAAACCTAAAGGGCTTTGTGt GCCTCCAAGATGCAATATGTGATTTAAAACATAGAAACTGGAGATCGTGTTTTACATCTGCAATTCCCTCAATACATTGGCTGAGAGATTACAATTGGAAAGAAAGTATAATGCCTGATATAATTTCTGGTTTGACTGTAGCAATCATGCATATTCCTCAAGGCATGGCTTATGCACTTTTGGGGAATGTACCTCCTGTAGTTGGAATATATATGGCATTCTTTCCTGTCTTagtgtattttttctttggCACATCTAGACATGTGTCCATGG GAACATTCGCTGTGGTTTGCTTGATGACTGGGAAAACAGTGGCATCTTATTCGGTATCGCACAATGATATTACAAATCCAAATGCTACAACTACATTGCCCAATTTGCCTGGAGAATATTCCTATACACCAATGCAAGTTGCAACAGCAGTGACACTCATGGTTGGAATATTTCAG attataatgtacatatttcGTCTGGGTATTATAAGCACATTGCTTAGTGATCCATTAGTGAATAGTTTTACAACTGGTGCAGCAGTCTGTGTTTTAATATCTCAAATTAAAGACCTATTTGGTTTGAAAATACCAAGACAAAAAGGATATTTCAAGTTCATTttt acaTTGGTAGATATTTTTAGaggaatacaaaatacaaatttagcTGCTTTACTTATATCAGCAATAACAATTGCTGGTCTTGTActtaataatgaatttttaaag ccATGGGCAAGCAAAAAATGCAGCATTCCAATTCCAATCGAATTGATTGCAGTTGTAAGTGgaactttaatttcaaaatatttttgttttcctaCCATGTATAATATTCAAGTTGTGGGTGATATTCCTACAGG attACCTGCACCAACAGTTCCAACATTTCAACTCTTACATCTAGTAGCAACAGACAGTATTGCTATAACTATGGTttcttatactattaccatatcaATGGCTTTGATATTTGcacaaaaattgaattataaaattaattccaatCAAGAACTTCTTGCTatg gGTTTGAGTAACATAACAGGATCCTTTTTTTCATGTATGCCAGTGTCAGCATCTCTAAGTAGATCTTTAATTCAGCAAACTGTTGGTGGTCGGACACAAATAGCTAGTGTTGTATCATGTATAATATTGCTTACAATCCTTTTATGGATTGGCCCATTTTTCGAACCTTTACCAAGATGCGTTCTCGCATCGATTATTGTT GTAGCTTTAAAAGGAATGTTTCAACAAGCTAACCAGCTTATAAAATTctggaaattaaataaatgtgatGCACTAATTTGGATTGCGACATTCTTGACCGTCGTAATAGTAAACATTGATATTGGTTTGCTAGCTGGAATAATAATATCActtgcaattattttattgcaaagtCTTAGTccttatatttgtttattggGATATATACCAAATACAGATTTGTATTTGGATATCAGTAGATTCAAAGcg GCAATAGAAATTCCAGGAATGAAAATTGTTCATTATTGTGGAACTTTAAACTTTGCAAACACTAGTCATTTCAAGAcagaattgtataaattaattggaGTGAATCcaacaaaaattatagaacATAAAACTAAGTTAAGGGAAAAGGGTATTTATATGGACACAGAAGATTCAGAAGATAAACAAGAATTACGGTGTGTAATAATGGATACGAGCGCATTAAGTTATATTGACTCTAGCGGTGTAATTACGCTAAATTCAGTaatgaaagaatttcaacaaattgatgtacatttttatcttGTAAGTTGTAGAACACCCATTTTtgaaactataaaaaaatgtgaCTTGTATTTACATGGAACACTTACGTTTAAGATTTTTGCAACTATACAAGATGCTAGAACATacttagaaaaagaaatgtattCGAGATAA
- the LOC139990755 gene encoding prestin isoform X3: protein MNHYWHSSGTFAVVCLMTGKTVASYSVSHNDITNPNATTTLPNLPGEYSYTPMQVATAVTLMVGIFQIIMYIFRLGIISTLLSDPLVNSFTTGAAVCVLISQIKDLFGLKIPRQKGYFKFIFTLVDIFRGIQNTNLAALLISAITIAGLVLNNEFLKPWASKKCSIPIPIELIAVVSGTLISKYFCFPTMYNIQVVGDIPTGLPAPTVPTFQLLHLVATDSIAITMVSYTITISMALIFAQKLNYKINSNQELLAMGLSNITGSFFSCMPVSASLSRSLIQQTVGGRTQIASVVSCIILLTILLWIGPFFEPLPRCVLASIIVVALKGMFQQANQLIKFWKLNKCDALIWIATFLTVVIVNIDIGLLAGIIISLAIILLQSLSPYICLLGYIPNTDLYLDISRFKAAIEIPGMKIVHYCGTLNFANTSHFKTELYKLIGVNPTKIIEHKTKLREKGIYMDTEDSEDKQELRCVIMDTSALSYIDSSGVITLNSVMKEFQQIDVHFYLVSCRTPIFETIKKCDLYLHGTLTFKIFATIQDARTYLEKEMYSR, encoded by the exons ATGAATCATTATTGGCACTCATCAGGAACATTCGCTGTGGTTTGCTTGATGACTGGGAAAACAGTGGCATCTTATTCGGTATCGCACAATGATATTACAAATCCAAATGCTACAACTACATTGCCCAATTTGCCTGGAGAATATTCCTATACACCAATGCAAGTTGCAACAGCAGTGACACTCATGGTTGGAATATTTCAG attataatgtacatatttcGTCTGGGTATTATAAGCACATTGCTTAGTGATCCATTAGTGAATAGTTTTACAACTGGTGCAGCAGTCTGTGTTTTAATATCTCAAATTAAAGACCTATTTGGTTTGAAAATACCAAGACAAAAAGGATATTTCAAGTTCATTttt acaTTGGTAGATATTTTTAGaggaatacaaaatacaaatttagcTGCTTTACTTATATCAGCAATAACAATTGCTGGTCTTGTActtaataatgaatttttaaag ccATGGGCAAGCAAAAAATGCAGCATTCCAATTCCAATCGAATTGATTGCAGTTGTAAGTGgaactttaatttcaaaatatttttgttttcctaCCATGTATAATATTCAAGTTGTGGGTGATATTCCTACAGG attACCTGCACCAACAGTTCCAACATTTCAACTCTTACATCTAGTAGCAACAGACAGTATTGCTATAACTATGGTttcttatactattaccatatcaATGGCTTTGATATTTGcacaaaaattgaattataaaattaattccaatCAAGAACTTCTTGCTatg gGTTTGAGTAACATAACAGGATCCTTTTTTTCATGTATGCCAGTGTCAGCATCTCTAAGTAGATCTTTAATTCAGCAAACTGTTGGTGGTCGGACACAAATAGCTAGTGTTGTATCATGTATAATATTGCTTACAATCCTTTTATGGATTGGCCCATTTTTCGAACCTTTACCAAGATGCGTTCTCGCATCGATTATTGTT GTAGCTTTAAAAGGAATGTTTCAACAAGCTAACCAGCTTATAAAATTctggaaattaaataaatgtgatGCACTAATTTGGATTGCGACATTCTTGACCGTCGTAATAGTAAACATTGATATTGGTTTGCTAGCTGGAATAATAATATCActtgcaattattttattgcaaagtCTTAGTccttatatttgtttattggGATATATACCAAATACAGATTTGTATTTGGATATCAGTAGATTCAAAGcg GCAATAGAAATTCCAGGAATGAAAATTGTTCATTATTGTGGAACTTTAAACTTTGCAAACACTAGTCATTTCAAGAcagaattgtataaattaattggaGTGAATCcaacaaaaattatagaacATAAAACTAAGTTAAGGGAAAAGGGTATTTATATGGACACAGAAGATTCAGAAGATAAACAAGAATTACGGTGTGTAATAATGGATACGAGCGCATTAAGTTATATTGACTCTAGCGGTGTAATTACGCTAAATTCAGTaatgaaagaatttcaacaaattgatgtacatttttatcttGTAAGTTGTAGAACACCCATTTTtgaaactataaaaaaatgtgaCTTGTATTTACATGGAACACTTACGTTTAAGATTTTTGCAACTATACAAGATGCTAGAACATacttagaaaaagaaatgtattCGAGATAA
- the Mpcp1 gene encoding mitochondrial phosphate carrier protein 1 isoform X2 codes for MLCGLGGILSCGITHTMVTPLDLVKCRIQVDPAKYKSVFNGFRVTMAEDGTRGLAKGWAPTFFGYSIQGMFKFGLYEVFKVYYSALAGEEMAYEYRTSLYLISSASAEFFADIGLAPFEASKVKIQTTPGFANTLREAMPKIYGEEGLSGFYKGLVPLWLRQIPYTMMKFACFERTLELLYKYVVPKPRQECTKGEQLVVTFAAGYIAGVFCAIVSHPADSVVSKLNQEKGASAVDVLKKMGITGVWKGLGPRIVMIGTLTGAQWFIYDAVKVWLRMPRPPPPEMPESLKKKYGLA; via the exons ATGCTATGTGGCTTGGGTGGTATTTTGTCATGTGGTATCACTCATACTATGGTTACTCCCTTGGATTTGGTAAAATGCCGTATTCAAGTAGACCCTGCAAAGTACAAATCAGTTTTCAATGGATTCAGA gTAACTATGGCTGAAGATGGAACTCGAGGTCTGGCTAAAGGATGGGCTCCAACATTCTTTGGTTATTCCATCCAAGGAATGTTCAAATTTGGACTTTATGAAGTATTTAAAGTATATTATTCAGCTCTTGCTGGAGAGGAAATGGCATATGAGTATAGAACATCTTTGTATCTAATTTCATCAGCATCTGCAGAATTTTTTGCTGATATCGGTCTAGCTCCTTTTGAAGCTTCTAAA GTGAAGATTCAAACTACACCAGGATTTGCAAATACTTTAAGAGAAGCTATGCCAAAGATATATGGTGAAGAAGGTCTTAGTGGTTTCTATAAAGGGTTGGTACCTTTGTGGCTTCGTCAGATTCCATACACGATGATGAAGTTTGCTTGCTTTGAACGTACTCTTGAGCTCCTGTACAAGTATGTAGTTCCTAAACCAAGACAAGAATGTACAAAAGGTGAACAGTTGGTTGTTACTTTTGCTGCGGGATATATTGCTGGTGTATTTTGCGCGATTGTATCTCATCCTGCTGATTCT GTTGTATCAAAATTGAATCAAGAAAAAGGAGCATCGGCTGTCGATGTTCTGAAAAAGATGGGCATCACTGGAGTATGGAAAGGTCTTGGTCCACGTATTGTTATGATTGGTACATTAACAGGAGCACAATGGTTCATTTATGATGCAGTTAAAGTATGGCTCCGAATGCCCCGCCCACCACCACCAGAAATGCCAGAATCCCTCAAGAAGAAGTATGGATTAGCTTAA
- the Mpcp1 gene encoding mitochondrial phosphate carrier protein 1 isoform X1, whose product MWPSILDIAKTNPFGTPFVTAKCQGQNELTQALVRNRHIAAASVSSGDSCEFGSNKYFMLCGLGGILSCGITHTMVTPLDLVKCRIQVDPAKYKSVFNGFRVTMAEDGTRGLAKGWAPTFFGYSIQGMFKFGLYEVFKVYYSALAGEEMAYEYRTSLYLISSASAEFFADIGLAPFEASKVKIQTTPGFANTLREAMPKIYGEEGLSGFYKGLVPLWLRQIPYTMMKFACFERTLELLYKYVVPKPRQECTKGEQLVVTFAAGYIAGVFCAIVSHPADSVVSKLNQEKGASAVDVLKKMGITGVWKGLGPRIVMIGTLTGAQWFIYDAVKVWLRMPRPPPPEMPESLKKKYGLA is encoded by the exons ATGTGGCCTTCAATATTGGACATAGCCAAAACGAATCCATTCGGAACTCCTTTCGTGACAGCTAAATGTCAGGGCCAGAATGAACTTACACAAGCGCTCGTTAGAAATCGTCATATTGCAGCTGCCTCGGTATCATCAGGCG ATAGCTGTGAATTTGGATCAAATAAATACTTCATGCTATGTGGCTTGGGTGGTATTTTGTCATGTGGTATCACTCATACTATGGTTACTCCCTTGGATTTGGTAAAATGCCGTATTCAAGTAGACCCTGCAAAGTACAAATCAGTTTTCAATGGATTCAGA gTAACTATGGCTGAAGATGGAACTCGAGGTCTGGCTAAAGGATGGGCTCCAACATTCTTTGGTTATTCCATCCAAGGAATGTTCAAATTTGGACTTTATGAAGTATTTAAAGTATATTATTCAGCTCTTGCTGGAGAGGAAATGGCATATGAGTATAGAACATCTTTGTATCTAATTTCATCAGCATCTGCAGAATTTTTTGCTGATATCGGTCTAGCTCCTTTTGAAGCTTCTAAA GTGAAGATTCAAACTACACCAGGATTTGCAAATACTTTAAGAGAAGCTATGCCAAAGATATATGGTGAAGAAGGTCTTAGTGGTTTCTATAAAGGGTTGGTACCTTTGTGGCTTCGTCAGATTCCATACACGATGATGAAGTTTGCTTGCTTTGAACGTACTCTTGAGCTCCTGTACAAGTATGTAGTTCCTAAACCAAGACAAGAATGTACAAAAGGTGAACAGTTGGTTGTTACTTTTGCTGCGGGATATATTGCTGGTGTATTTTGCGCGATTGTATCTCATCCTGCTGATTCT GTTGTATCAAAATTGAATCAAGAAAAAGGAGCATCGGCTGTCGATGTTCTGAAAAAGATGGGCATCACTGGAGTATGGAAAGGTCTTGGTCCACGTATTGTTATGATTGGTACATTAACAGGAGCACAATGGTTCATTTATGATGCAGTTAAAGTATGGCTCCGAATGCCCCGCCCACCACCACCAGAAATGCCAGAATCCCTCAAGAAGAAGTATGGATTAGCTTAA
- the Mrps18c gene encoding mitochondrial ribosomal protein S18C: MILTFINVQALRHEIKRIPTFLFRSKTSEACAVNELNNSIDSDKPIDIKNPYEKERRLCILCKLNINPDYKNVRLLSQFQSRHTGRIYEKHITGLCDYKQQKVEQEINKAQQCGLMGYMTKDPKFVNDPMLFDPNFPFKPHKY, from the exons ATGATTCTTACATTTATTAATGTGCAAGCTTTGAGACATGAAATAAAGAGAAttccaacatttttatttcgtagcAAAACTAGTGAAGCGTGTGCTGtcaatgaattaaataattcgatagACTCAGACAAG CCAATTGACATTAAAAATCCATATGAAAAGGAACGACGATTgtgtattttatgtaaattaaatattaatccagattataaaaatgtacgtTTATTATCCCAATTTCAAAGTCGTCATACAGgtagaatttatgaaaaacaTATAACTGGATTATGCGACTATAAACAGCAAAAAGTGGAACAAGAGATAAACAAAGCACAACAAtgtg gTTTAATGGGTTACATGACTAAGGACCCTAAATTTGTTAATGATCCAATGTTATTCGATCCTAACTTTCCATTTAAGcctcataaatattaa
- the LOC139990771 gene encoding swi5-dependent recombination DNA repair protein 1 homolog, translating into MSAKPLRNSKGVNKPFQSPFSTPQNNNKKDNISAPETSTCRTPLKVSVAKRLLFQQSPSPKKLYLDTENCNKEIDIEVKEKLYRTDLESLRKSIQEKEEIIKILKTELSYKKKNKAENLEDAIKKWTECCQSALIDHQKNLQGEGGQIVKMSEILSSFNINPDIVHFSINDDTFY; encoded by the exons atgAGTGCTAAGCCATTGAGAAATAGTAAAGGTGTAAATAAACCCTTTCAGTCTCCATTTAGTACCcctcaaaataataataaaaaagataacatAAGTGCACCAGAAACAAGTACATGTAGAACACCATT aaaagtatcTGTAGCGAAAAGACTGCTTTTTCAACAATCTCCTTCTcccaaaaaattatatttagacACAGAAAATTGTAACAAGGAGATTGACAttgaagtaaaagaaaaattatatcgaaCTGATTTAGAATCATTGAGAAAGAGCATacaggaaaaggaagaaattattaaaattttgaaaactgAGTtgtcatataaaaaaaag AACAAAGCAGAAAATTTAGAAGATGCTATAAAAAAGTGGACAGAATGTTGTCAAAGTGCTCTTATAGACCATCAAAAAAATTTACAAGGAGAAGGTGGTCAAATAGTAAAAATGTCTGAAATTTTGTCTTCATTTAACATTAATCCTGATATAGTTCATTTCTCTATTAATGATGATACATTttactaa
- the Snf gene encoding U1 small nuclear ribonucleoprotein A snf — translation MAMDIRPNNTIYINNLNEKIKKDELKKSLYAIFSQFGQILDIVALKTLKMRGQAFVIFKEIASATNALRSMQGFPFYDKPMRIQYAKTDSDIIAKMKGTYAERPKKPKRVVPAADEEAKRAKKRAKEQAKHSQQIGYHAGVPQHPGLVNTAVPEQPPNQILFLTNLPDETSEMMLSMLFNQFPGFKEVRLVPNRHDIAFVEFENEVQSGAAKDALQGFKITPSHAMKISFAKK, via the exons a TGGCAATGGATATTAGGCcgaataatacaatttatattaataatttaaatgagaaaataaagaaggaTGAATTAAAGAAATCCTTATATGCAATTTTTTCTCAGTTTGGTCAGATATTAGATATTGTAGCATTAAAGACATTAAAAATGCGTGGGCAagcatttgttatttttaaagaaattgctAGTGCTACAAATGCCTTAAGGTCAATGCAAGGATTCCCATTTTATGACAAACCAATG agGATACAATATGCAAAGACTGACAGTgatataattgcaaaaatgAAAGGCACATATGCAGAAAGACCTAAAAAGCCAAAACGAGTTGTACCTGCAGCTGATGAAGAAGCTAAACGTGCTAAGAAACGTGCCAAAGAGCAAGCTAAACATTCACAGCAAATTGGTTATCATGCTGGCGTGCCTCAACACCCAGGTTTAGTTAATACAGCTGTACCAGAACAACCACCAAATCAAATATTGTTTCTTACAAATCTACCGGATGAAACTAGTGAAATGATGTTATCTATGCTTTTCAATCAATTCCCTGGTTTTAAAGAAGTACGTCTAGTACCAAATAGGCACGACATTGCATTTGTTGAATTTGAGAATGAAGTTCAGTCTGGGGCTGCAAAAGATGCTCTTCAGGGATTTAAAATCACACCTTCTCAtgcaatgaaaatttcatttgcaaagaaataa
- the D1 gene encoding D1 chromosomal protein isoform X1, with amino-acid sequence MIYKGLKMSDDNSPVVEEQKKKRGRPAKTDKNTVKEPKKRGRPSTDKNNAVRTAKSDNEDDASPVPVKKGRGRPKGSHKKKQGTTKGTPSGRGRGRPKKKEEKPESTGEEEDEQEEEEEEEEDN; translated from the exons a TGATCTATAAAGGATTAAAAATGTCAGACGACAATTCGCCTGTTGTTgaagaacaaaagaaaaagcgtGGTAGGCCAGCGAAAACAGATAAAAATACTGTTAAAGAACCCAAAAAGAGAGGCAGACCTTCTACAGATAAAAATAATGCAGTACGAACTGCAAAATCTGATAACGAAGATGATGCGTCGCCTGTACCTGTCAAAAAAGGTAGGGGGCGACCAAAAGGATCTCATAAAAAGAAG caAGGTACAACTAAAGGAACTCCTTCAGGACGAGGCCGTGGTAGAcctaaaaagaaagaagaaaaaccaGAAAGTActggagaagaagaagatgaacaagaggaagaagaagaggaggaggaggataATTGA
- the D1 gene encoding D1 chromosomal protein isoform X2, which yields MSDDNSPVVEEQKKKRGRPAKTDKNTVKEPKKRGRPSTDKNNAVRTAKSDNEDDASPVPVKKGRGRPKGSHKKKQGTTKGTPSGRGRGRPKKKEEKPESTGEEEDEQEEEEEEEEDN from the exons ATGTCAGACGACAATTCGCCTGTTGTTgaagaacaaaagaaaaagcgtGGTAGGCCAGCGAAAACAGATAAAAATACTGTTAAAGAACCCAAAAAGAGAGGCAGACCTTCTACAGATAAAAATAATGCAGTACGAACTGCAAAATCTGATAACGAAGATGATGCGTCGCCTGTACCTGTCAAAAAAGGTAGGGGGCGACCAAAAGGATCTCATAAAAAGAAG caAGGTACAACTAAAGGAACTCCTTCAGGACGAGGCCGTGGTAGAcctaaaaagaaagaagaaaaaccaGAAAGTActggagaagaagaagatgaacaagaggaagaagaagaggaggaggaggataATTGA